The following proteins are encoded in a genomic region of Triticum dicoccoides isolate Atlit2015 ecotype Zavitan chromosome 1B, WEW_v2.0, whole genome shotgun sequence:
- the LOC119349049 gene encoding protein IQ-DOMAIN 14-like: MGRAMRWLRKLLNGGGGKKEGAKEQSAAAPPIERRRWSFAKARSSVADASRRPSVTAVVAGELSQSQARPCGCGQARETEAAVLIQKAFRGYLARKALRALKSLVKLQALVRGYLVRKQAATTLHRLQALMRLQASSQALKNLSSRRSIEQERKTSAPVAHRRRLSEGGAGDDRSPRIVEMDTCQLRSRSSRIAGRYAAADPQPQPPPLSSPLAYFCKPPSRLQLRELEPRQPKTTQNTPRLPAIVPGGSPAKGRPSCGGGRESSSPRYMAETASSVARGRCQSAPRQRHGNNAAGSRKAAPQSQDSFSFKSSDATSRVEDYSEMSDEVTRDYYLDQLW, encoded by the exons ATGGGGCGGGCCATGAGGTGGCTCAGGAAGTTGCTCAACGGGGGCGGCGGCAAGAAGGAAGGGGCCAAGGAGCagagcgccgccgcgccgccgatcgagaggaggagatggagtttcGCCAAGGCCAGGAGCAGCGTCGCCGACGCCAGCCGCAGGCCTTCCGTcaccgccgtggtcgccggcgagctCTCCCAGTCTCAGGCGAGGCCGTGCGGCTGCGGCCAGGCGCGCGAGACCGAGGCCGCCGTCTTGATCCAGAAGGCCTTCAGGGGCTACCTG GCCAGGAAGGCTCTCCGCGCTCTCAAGTCGCTGGTGAAGCTGCAAGCCCTGGTGCGCGGCTACCTGGTGAGGAAGCAGGCGGCCACGACGCTGCACCGGCTGCAGGCGCTCATGAGGTTGCAGGCCTCCTCGCAGGCCCTCAAGAACCTCTCCTCCCGGAGGTCCATCGAGCAG GAGCGGAAGACGTCGGCGCCGGTGGCGCACCGCCGGAGGCTGTCGGAGGGCGGCGCCGGGGACGACCGCAGCCCCCGGATCGTGGAGATGGACACATGCCAGCTGCGGAGCCGGTCGTCGCGGATCGCGGGCCGGTACGCGGCCGCCGACCCACAGCCACAGCCGCCGCCGCTGTCCTCGCCGCTCGCCTACTTCTGCAAGCCGCCGTCGCGGCTGCAGCTGCGGGAGCTGGAGCCGCGGCAGCCCAAGACGACCCAGAACACGCCCCGCCTCCCGGCCATCGTGCCCGGCGGCTCGCCGGCGAAAGGGCGCCCCTCGTGCGGGGGCGGGCGGGAGTCGAGCAGCCCGCGGTACATGGCGGAGACGGCCTCGTCCGTGGCGAGGGGCCGGTGCCAGAGCGCGCCGAGGCAGCGGCACGGCAACAACGCCGCCGGGTCGAGGAAGGCGGCGCCGCAGTCGCAGGACAGCTTCAGCTTCAAGAGCTCCGACGCGACGAGCCGCGTGGAGGACTACTCCGAGATGAGCGACGAGGTGACCAGGGACTACTACCTCGACCAGCTCTGGTGA